Proteins found in one Aphelocoma coerulescens isolate FSJ_1873_10779 chromosome 27, UR_Acoe_1.0, whole genome shotgun sequence genomic segment:
- the NGFR gene encoding tumor necrosis factor receptor superfamily member 16, with amino-acid sequence MAGLLPPPLLLLLLLPAGPAWGSKDNCFSKLFTASGECCRACNLGEGVVQPCGVNQTVCEPCLDSVTYSDTVSATEPCKPCTQCVGLQSMSAPCVESDDAVCRCAYGYFQDESSGSCRECRVCEVGFGLMFPCKDSQDTVCEECPEGTFSSEANFVDPCLPCTTCEENEVLVRECTAVADAECRGLHPRWTTHTPSLAGSESPEPATREPSGTEGVASTVADTGTTVMGSSQPVVTHGTADNLIPVYCSILAAVVVGLVAYIAFKRWNSCKQNKQGANNRPVNQTPSPEGEKLHSDSGISVDSQSLHDQQPPGQGTQGPAPKADGSLYAALPASKQEEVEKLLGSSAEDTWRQLAGELGYKEDLIDSFTREESPARALLAHWASRESATLDALLAALRRVQRGDIADSLASESTATSPV; translated from the exons ATGGCCgggctcctgccgccgccgctgctgctcctgctcctgctgccggCG GGACCCGCCTGGGGCTCCAAGGACAACTGTTTCTCCAAGCTGTTCACGGCCAGCGGGGAGTGCTGCCGGGCCTGCAACCTGGGCGAGGGCGTGGTGCAGCCCTGCGGGGTCAACCAGACCGTCTGCGAGCCCTGCCTGGACA GTGTCACCTACTCGGACACGGTGAGCGCCACGGAGCCGTGCAAGCCGTGCACGCAGTGCGTGGGGCTGCAGAGCATGTCCGCGCCCTGCGTCGAGTCGGACGACGCCGTTTGCCGCTGCGCCTACGGATACTTCCAGGACGAATCCAGCGGGAGCTGCCGCGAGTGCCGCGTGTGCGAGGTGGGCTTCGGCCTCATGTTCCCCTGCAAGGACTCGCAGGACACGGTGTGCGAGGAGTGTCCCGAGGGCACCTTCTCCAGCGAGGCCAACTTCGTGgacccctgcctgccctgcaccACGTGCGAGGAGAACGAGGTGCTGGTGCGGGAGTGCACGGCCGTGGCGGACGCGGAGTGCCGGG GTCTCCACCCTCGCTGGACAACGCACACCCCGTCCCTGGCGGGCTCTGAGAGCCCCGAGCCGGCCACCAGGGAGCCGTCGGGCACTGAGGGGGTGGCCAGCACCGTGGCCGACACCGGCACCACGGTCATGGGCAGCTCGCAGCCCGTGGTGACCCACGGCACCGCCGACAACCTCATCCCCGTCTACTGCTCCATCCTGGCCGCCGTGGTGGTGGGGCTGGTGGCCTACATCGCCTTCAAGAG GTGGAACAGCTGCAAGCAGAACAAGCAAGGGGCCAACAACCGCCCGGTGAACCAGACGCCGTCCCCCGAGGGGGAGAAGCTGCACAGCGACAGCGGCATCTCCGTGGACAGCCAGAGCCTGCACGACCAGCAGCCCCCCGGGCAGGGCACCCAGGGGCCAG CGCCCAAGGCGGACGGGAGCCTGTATGCCGCGCTGCCGGCCAGCaagcaggaggaggtggagaagCTGCTGGGCAGCTCGGCCGAGGACACGTGGCGGCAGCTGGCCGGGGAGCTGGGCTACAAGGAGGACCTGATCGACTCCTTCACGCGCGAGGAGTCCCCGGCCCGCGCTCTCCTGGCGCACTGGGCCAGCCGCGAGTCGGCCACGCTGGACGCGCTGCTCGCCGCCCTGCGCAGGGTCCAGCGCGGGGACATCGCCGACAGCCTGGCCAGCGAGTCCACGGCCACCTCCCCCGTCTGA
- the NXPH3 gene encoding neurexophilin-3: MHLPRSCVLLLLQGSIALLVFCAPEEPGKGADQGEPRSRGRAAVPKLRELLSPKPLPSLSPAPPQNRPLLGLGSGSRELWGVLENRPGRELAPRAPRAPRDLGPASGRLQKLFGWGDFYSNIKTVKLNLLITGKVVDHGNGTVNVFFQHNSTGHGNISVSLVPPTKAVEFDLEQQIFIEAKESKVFNCRVESEQVARARKTSLCTYDPAKTCSQEHTRSRAAWLCSQPFKVVCVYITFYSPDYRLVQKVCPDYNAHSRRPYFPSG, from the exons ATGCATCTTCCTCGGAGCtgcgtcctcctcctcctccagggcaGCATCGCGCTGCTG GTGTTCTGTGCTCCAGAGGAACCCGGGAAAGGCGCGGACCAAGGCGAGCCCCGGAGCCGCGGGAGAGCCGCGGTGCCGAAGCTGCGGGAGCTGCtctccccaaagcccctcccgaGCCtgagcccggccccgccgcagaaccggcccctcctggggctgggcagcggcTCCCGGGAGCTCTGGGGTGTCCTGGAGAACCGGCCCGGGCGGGAGCTCGCCCCGCGGGCACCGCGGGCACCGCGGGACCTGGGCCCAGCCTCgggcaggctgcagaagcttttCGGCTGGGGCGATTTTTACTCCAACATCAAGACGGTGAAGCTGAACCTGCTGATCACGGGCAAGGTCGTGGATCACGGCAACGGCACCGTCAACGTCTTCTTCCAGCACAACTCCACGGGCCACGGCAACATCTCCGTGAGCCTCGTGCCCCCCACCAAGGCCGTGGAGTTCGACCTGGAGCAGCAAATCTTCATCGAGGCCAAGGAGTCCAAGGTGTTCAACTGCCGCGTGGAGTCGGAGCAGGTGGCCCGGGCCAGGAAAACCTCGCTGTGCACCTACGACCCTGCCAAGACCTGCTCGCAGGAGCACACGCGGAGCCGCGCGGCCTGGCTCTGCTCGCAGCCCTTCAAGGTCGTCTGCGTCTACATCACCTTCTACAGCCCCGACTACCGCCTGGTGCAGAAGGTGTGTCCCGACTACAACGCCCACAGCCGCCGCCCCTACTTCCCCTCGGGATGA